From a single Anaerolineales bacterium genomic region:
- a CDS encoding cold-shock protein, protein MSERIVGTVKWFNATKGYGFIGRDGGEDVFVHFSAIQTDGYRKLEAEQKVEFSIEEGPKGLQAANVVPVS, encoded by the coding sequence ATGTCTGAACGTATTGTTGGAACCGTCAAATGGTTCAATGCGACCAAGGGCTACGGCTTTATTGGGCGCGATGGTGGCGAGGATGTTTTCGTGCATTTTTCCGCCATTCAGACGGATGGCTACCGCAAGTTGGAAGCCGAACAGAAGGTGGAGTTTTCCATCGAAGAAGGTCCCAAGGGCTTGCAAGCTGCCAATGTGGTGCCGGTATCGTAA
- a CDS encoding FAD-dependent oxidoreductase, with amino-acid sequence MRHIIIGTGVAALAAVESIRSVERGAEVILLGDDPYGFYSRPGLAYFLSGELTDKALFPKTREDYRRLGFTYRKARVTKILRDDTSVQLEDGSLLTYDRLLLATGAFATPLAVPGSTLQGVVKLDHLNDARNILKLAKRGRTAVVVGGGITALELAEGLLARGMSVHYLLRGNRYWSNVLDEQESRIIEARLQEEGITLHFHSELQEIIGRSGRVNSVRLKNGKTLKCDLLAYAIGIQPRADLAREAGLNVERGILVDEFMQTNDPNICAAGDVAQVYDRISGRSVLDSLWNAAREQGYAAGLNMAGRGTPYVKSMPFNVTRLAGLTTTIIGAVGHGRDDDLVGIARGDSETWRELPNAIVAQSGFDVNRVRILVGEKKLIGAVVMGDQTLSVPLQTIIAKQIDILAMRDKLLAQNAKISDVIVDFWSNLNPVN; translated from the coding sequence ATGAGGCACATCATCATCGGCACAGGCGTGGCGGCGCTTGCCGCTGTGGAATCCATTCGCAGCGTGGAAAGAGGCGCGGAAGTCATCCTGCTCGGCGACGACCCGTACGGCTTCTATTCCCGCCCGGGGTTGGCATACTTCCTCAGCGGTGAGTTGACCGACAAAGCGCTCTTCCCCAAAACGCGCGAAGATTATCGAAGACTCGGATTTACCTACCGCAAAGCCCGCGTGACGAAAATCCTGCGCGATGATACTTCGGTGCAGTTGGAGGATGGTTCGCTTCTGACGTATGACAGGCTGCTGCTTGCAACTGGAGCATTTGCCACGCCCCTGGCGGTTCCCGGATCGACCCTGCAAGGCGTGGTGAAACTGGATCACTTGAACGATGCGCGTAACATCCTCAAACTTGCCAAACGTGGGCGGACGGCAGTGGTGGTGGGTGGCGGCATCACCGCGCTCGAACTTGCCGAAGGTTTGCTGGCGCGCGGCATGAGCGTCCACTATTTATTGCGCGGCAACCGCTATTGGAGCAACGTGCTCGATGAACAGGAGTCGCGCATCATCGAAGCGCGTTTGCAGGAGGAAGGCATCACCCTGCACTTTCATTCGGAATTGCAGGAAATCATCGGGCGGTCGGGCAGGGTGAATTCCGTCCGCTTGAAAAATGGAAAAACGCTCAAATGCGACCTGCTCGCCTATGCCATCGGCATCCAGCCGCGGGCGGACTTGGCGCGTGAGGCTGGGCTGAATGTGGAACGCGGCATTCTCGTGGACGAATTCATGCAAACGAATGACCCGAACATCTGCGCGGCGGGCGATGTGGCACAGGTCTATGACCGAATCAGCGGGCGCTCGGTTTTGGACAGCCTGTGGAATGCTGCCCGCGAGCAAGGCTATGCGGCGGGTTTGAACATGGCGGGACGGGGGACACCTTACGTCAAATCCATGCCGTTCAACGTCACACGGCTGGCAGGGCTGACCACTACCATTATCGGCGCGGTCGGGCATGGGCGGGATGACGATCTCGTCGGCATTGCGCGCGGCGACAGCGAAACCTGGCGCGAACTGCCCAATGCCATCGTTGCCCAAAGCGGATTCGACGTGAACCGCGTGCGGATTCTCGTCGGCGAGAAAAAATTGATCGGCGCGGTGGTTATGGGAGATCAGACCTTATCGGTGCCCTTGCAAACGATCATCGCAAAGCAGATCGATATTTTAGCCATGCGCGACAAACTGCTTGCGCAGAACGCAAAAATATCGGACGTGATCGTTGATTTTTGGTCCAATTTGAACCCTGTAAACTGA
- a CDS encoding DUF87 domain-containing protein, translated as MAHEKFYLGRLFNEKTAKVTGDALEYDSADLTTHAVVTGMTGSGKTGLCVALLEEAALHGIPAIIIDPKGDLTNLLLHFPELLPQDFQPWIDPEVVRRADKTIEQAAQEASLAWRNGITEWGMDQARILDLKNAVQFSIFTPGSDSGIPVSVLSSLAAPELDWAGNREVLRERISSTVTALLGLVGMNNIDPISSREHILLSNIFEEHWSKGQDVELTELILQTQTPPFDKLGAFPVDTFFPPKDRMTLAMSLNNILAAPAFQSWREGQALDIQSLLFTPDGRPRHSVFYLAHLADSERMFFVTLLLSAVETWMRTQKGTTTLRALLYMDEIFGYLPPTANPPSKQPLLRMLKQARAFGLGILLATQNPVDLDYKALSNTGTWFIGKLQTERDKNRLLDGLESLAGGFSRAEMDKLISSIGKRVFVMNNVHEKAPTLFQTRWVMNFLAGPITREQLPKLNQLAGAMAAPQSAPKPAPVTQAESTPPPSVENLQAVPVPSAEMASPPNRSSSAVESTSTKPPIPSGIREYFLPQNYSLPEAFRAAGRPQAFGATIQGIVYRPALLASAQVRILDRKHGVDTDMTRSVLVDSLDRRGIVRWDDYPYAGPSLDRIETMPAASARFAGMEAPLNDLKLMKALEKDFNDWIFRNSSVKARANTALKVFAGPDVSPAEFMKACSDAARDGRDAEIAKKTAVIDRKLKSLEDKLIREERELRQDQEELRNRNIETGLSGAETLAGMLGIGRKKSLSTSVSKFRMAQNAKEEVRESEEAIERFKKEISQLIREREDMVREISDRWGHVVNNVDEVVINPKKTDIYVNLFGVAWKPFYVVEAGGEIFELSAFGAE; from the coding sequence ATGGCTCACGAAAAATTCTATCTAGGACGTTTATTCAACGAAAAGACTGCCAAAGTCACAGGCGATGCATTGGAATACGATTCGGCAGACCTGACCACCCATGCCGTCGTCACCGGCATGACCGGCTCCGGCAAGACCGGTTTATGCGTTGCACTGCTTGAAGAAGCCGCCCTACACGGCATCCCAGCCATTATTATCGATCCCAAAGGTGATCTGACCAATCTGCTCCTGCATTTCCCCGAACTGCTCCCGCAGGATTTCCAGCCGTGGATCGATCCCGAAGTCGTCCGCCGCGCGGATAAGACCATCGAACAAGCCGCGCAGGAAGCCTCGCTCGCATGGCGTAACGGCATCACCGAGTGGGGCATGGACCAGGCGCGCATCCTCGATCTCAAGAACGCGGTGCAATTTTCCATTTTTACTCCCGGCTCTGATTCTGGAATTCCTGTCAGCGTATTATCGTCGCTTGCGGCACCAGAATTGGACTGGGCAGGCAATCGCGAGGTCCTGCGTGAACGGATCTCCAGTACCGTCACCGCTTTGTTGGGACTGGTCGGGATGAATAACATCGACCCGATCTCATCGCGGGAACACATCCTGCTTTCGAATATTTTCGAGGAACATTGGAGCAAGGGACAGGATGTCGAACTGACCGAACTCATCCTGCAAACACAAACGCCGCCCTTCGACAAACTCGGCGCGTTCCCTGTGGATACCTTCTTCCCGCCCAAAGACCGCATGACGCTGGCAATGTCGCTCAATAATATTCTCGCTGCACCCGCGTTCCAGTCGTGGCGCGAGGGACAGGCGCTCGACATTCAATCCCTGTTATTTACGCCGGATGGCAGACCGCGTCATAGCGTCTTTTATCTCGCGCACCTCGCCGACAGCGAGCGAATGTTCTTTGTAACCCTGCTGCTCTCCGCTGTCGAAACCTGGATGCGCACCCAAAAAGGGACCACCACCCTGCGCGCGCTTCTTTACATGGATGAAATTTTTGGCTACCTGCCTCCCACTGCCAACCCGCCATCCAAACAACCTCTGCTCCGCATGTTGAAACAGGCGCGCGCCTTCGGTCTCGGCATTCTGCTTGCCACTCAAAACCCGGTTGACCTCGACTACAAAGCCCTCTCCAACACCGGCACCTGGTTCATCGGCAAACTACAAACCGAACGAGACAAGAATCGGTTATTGGATGGTCTCGAAAGTCTCGCGGGCGGTTTCTCCCGCGCCGAGATGGACAAACTCATTTCATCCATTGGCAAACGCGTATTCGTTATGAACAACGTTCATGAGAAAGCGCCCACCCTCTTCCAAACCCGCTGGGTGATGAATTTCCTTGCCGGACCGATCACCCGCGAGCAGTTGCCGAAGCTCAATCAGCTTGCCGGCGCGATGGCAGCGCCTCAGTCCGCGCCCAAGCCTGCTCCGGTTACCCAAGCTGAATCCACGCCGCCACCCTCGGTCGAAAACTTGCAAGCCGTTCCCGTACCATCCGCAGAGATGGCATCCCCCCCAAATCGTTCATCATCTGCCGTTGAAAGCACTTCGACCAAACCTCCGATTCCCTCCGGTATTCGTGAATACTTCCTGCCCCAGAATTACAGCCTGCCGGAAGCCTTTCGTGCCGCAGGAAGACCACAGGCGTTCGGCGCGACCATTCAAGGCATTGTCTACCGTCCAGCCCTGCTTGCCTCAGCCCAGGTCCGCATCCTTGACCGCAAACACGGCGTGGACACGGACATGACCCGCTCCGTCTTAGTGGATTCGCTTGACCGGCGCGGTATTGTCCGCTGGGATGATTACCCATATGCCGGTCCCTCGTTGGATCGCATCGAAACCATGCCCGCCGCATCTGCGCGTTTTGCAGGCATGGAAGCCCCGCTGAACGACTTAAAATTGATGAAAGCGCTCGAAAAGGATTTCAACGATTGGATTTTCCGCAATTCGTCGGTGAAGGCGCGTGCCAACACCGCCCTCAAAGTTTTTGCGGGACCAGACGTCAGCCCGGCTGAGTTCATGAAAGCCTGCTCCGATGCCGCCCGTGATGGTCGGGATGCGGAGATCGCCAAGAAAACCGCCGTCATTGACCGCAAACTAAAATCACTCGAAGACAAACTTATCCGCGAGGAGCGCGAACTGCGCCAGGACCAGGAAGAACTGCGAAACCGCAACATTGAAACCGGCTTGAGCGGCGCCGAAACGCTGGCAGGTATGTTGGGCATCGGGCGCAAAAAGAGCCTCTCCACTTCCGTATCGAAGTTCCGCATGGCGCAGAATGCCAAGGAGGAAGTGCGCGAATCGGAGGAAGCCATCGAGCGGTTCAAGAAGGAGATTTCCCAACTGATCCGCGAGCGCGAAGATATGGTGCGCGAGATCAGCGATCGTTGGGGTCATGTGGTCAACAATGTGGATGAAGTTGTCATCAACCCCAAGAAGACCGATATTTACGTCAATCTTTTTGGCGTGGCATGGAAGCCGTTCTATGTCGTCGAAGCCGGCGGTGAGATCTTCGAACTGTCCGCTTTTGGCGCGGAGTAG
- a CDS encoding DUF5667 domain-containing protein, which yields MSELLYNTLEICLRELENGADIESVLARHPQIADELRPILHASMAARGMAGAEPSSDAVRRGRARLLQRAAEMRESKAAPHKRKTSLLPRLVISFALVMMFFVISGTGLLNASAAALPGERLYTIKRSVENVRLMLARDPDVRAALETRFYFERYAEVTKLLEENRVADVQFAGVFTRINNRVYVAGIPLIVMDEMAATDDLTNGSAVLVVGRTNTAGAVDVFSFESLPAGAIVPLGKPIIVQAGEKLIDDLNRRELPVVDDDGINDNDDDDGNDNDDDDDDDDDDDDDDDDDNDNDD from the coding sequence ATGAGTGAACTGCTTTACAACACACTGGAAATTTGCCTGAGGGAATTGGAGAACGGCGCGGATATCGAATCCGTGCTTGCGCGCCACCCGCAGATTGCCGATGAACTTCGCCCGATCCTGCATGCTTCCATGGCGGCTCGGGGCATGGCTGGAGCGGAACCATCCTCCGATGCAGTCCGCCGCGGACGCGCCCGCCTGCTCCAACGCGCTGCCGAAATGCGCGAGTCGAAGGCTGCGCCACATAAACGCAAGACATCACTGTTGCCGCGTCTTGTGATCTCATTTGCGCTGGTGATGATGTTTTTTGTGATCAGCGGCACGGGTTTGTTGAATGCATCCGCCGCCGCATTGCCGGGTGAACGTTTATATACCATCAAGCGCAGCGTGGAAAATGTGCGATTGATGCTTGCCCGCGATCCGGATGTCCGTGCGGCGTTGGAGACCCGTTTCTACTTCGAGCGCTACGCCGAAGTCACCAAACTGCTGGAGGAAAATCGTGTTGCGGATGTGCAGTTTGCAGGCGTATTCACGCGGATCAATAATCGCGTGTATGTTGCAGGGATTCCGCTCATTGTCATGGACGAGATGGCGGCAACGGATGATTTGACCAATGGTTCGGCGGTTTTGGTTGTGGGGCGCACGAACACGGCTGGAGCGGTGGATGTGTTTTCTTTTGAATCCCTGCCGGCGGGAGCGATCGTTCCGCTCGGGAAGCCGATCATCGTGCAGGCGGGTGAGAAGTTGATCGATGACCTGAACAGACGTGAATTGCCTGTTGTGGATGATGATGGCATCAACGACAATGACGATGATGATGGTAACGACAATGACGACGACGATGACGACGACGATGACGACGACGATGACGACGATGATGATAACGATAATGATGACTGA
- a CDS encoding isoprenylcysteine carboxylmethyltransferase family protein, producing MSIFVIILALAVWGVVHSVTASHFFKDMVRGMVGAGGMRLYRIGYNVFSVVSFAPILYLAWTLPNQLLYDVPAPWRYVMMGGQAVSLLLLFAAFLQTDALSFVGLSQLFGAGEQAPGQLVTRGLYRVVRHPLYTFSMAFLWLSPSVSQNSFALYLGVTLYFVIGAYFEERKLLRDFGDAYAEYKRRTPMLIPVRLLPKK from the coding sequence ATGAGTATATTCGTTATTATTCTTGCTTTGGCGGTTTGGGGAGTGGTGCATTCCGTTACGGCTTCCCACTTTTTCAAGGACATGGTGCGCGGCATGGTCGGGGCGGGCGGAATGCGCTTGTATCGCATCGGTTACAACGTATTTTCAGTGGTCAGTTTTGCGCCGATCCTGTATCTTGCATGGACTCTGCCGAACCAGCTGCTGTATGATGTCCCTGCCCCGTGGCGTTATGTGATGATGGGCGGACAAGCGGTATCGTTGTTGCTACTGTTCGCTGCTTTCTTGCAGACGGATGCGTTGTCCTTCGTCGGGTTGAGTCAATTGTTTGGGGCGGGGGAGCAGGCTCCGGGTCAATTGGTGACGCGGGGTTTGTATCGTGTGGTGCGGCATCCGCTGTATACATTCAGCATGGCATTCTTATGGCTGAGTCCGTCCGTCTCGCAGAATTCGTTTGCGTTATATCTTGGTGTCACGTTGTATTTTGTCATTGGTGCGTACTTCGAGGAGCGTAAATTATTGCGTGATTTTGGCGACGCCTATGCGGAGTACAAGCGCAGAACGCCGATGCTGATTCCTGTGCGATTGCTCCCGAAAAAATAA
- a CDS encoding 4Fe-4S dicluster domain-containing protein: MSFLHIFKKSAKKRATLAQGQVVPDSSRCVQCGICTYNCPIEIDVRAYAWRGEAIHRSECLTCGECVARCPRGVLRFERTDLFRAAAK, translated from the coding sequence GTGAGTTTTCTGCATATTTTCAAAAAAAGCGCGAAAAAGCGCGCCACCCTTGCGCAGGGGCAGGTCGTCCCTGATTCATCGCGGTGTGTGCAGTGCGGGATTTGCACCTATAACTGCCCGATCGAGATCGATGTCCGCGCGTATGCGTGGCGGGGCGAAGCGATTCACCGCAGCGAATGTCTTACTTGCGGTGAATGCGTGGCGCGTTGTCCGCGCGGGGTGTTGCGCTTCGAGCGTACAGACCTTTTCAGGGCGGCGGCGAAATGA
- a CDS encoding sigma-70 family RNA polymerase sigma factor codes for MSTPDEPLDLKKLSQLDPQIVGAIYDRYFSEVYRYVLYRVGDPKTAEDIASDVFVRLLEAAERGRSPETNLKGWLISTASHAVMDQFRREYRKPEDMLPDSLPDLGADLASEVDSREQHRAVQSAYEKLTHEQQHVLALRFGQGYSLEETASFMNKNVNAVKALQFRALAALQREIGEVEL; via the coding sequence ATGTCAACGCCCGATGAACCGTTGGACCTGAAAAAACTTTCGCAGCTCGACCCTCAAATTGTCGGCGCGATCTATGACCGTTATTTTTCCGAAGTCTATCGTTATGTGCTGTACCGGGTTGGCGACCCGAAAACTGCGGAAGATATTGCCAGCGATGTTTTTGTGCGCCTGCTGGAGGCGGCGGAACGCGGACGATCCCCGGAAACGAATCTAAAAGGATGGCTGATCTCGACCGCTTCTCATGCGGTAATGGATCAATTCCGGAGGGAGTACCGCAAGCCCGAGGACATGCTTCCCGATTCACTGCCGGACCTCGGAGCTGATCTTGCTTCCGAAGTGGATTCTCGCGAACAGCATCGCGCTGTCCAAAGCGCCTATGAGAAGTTGACACACGAACAACAGCATGTGCTCGCCCTGCGTTTCGGGCAGGGATATTCGCTTGAGGAAACCGCATCATTTATGAATAAGAACGTCAATGCGGTGAAGGCTCTCCAATTCCGCGCGCTTGCCGCACTTCAGCGCGAGATTGGCGAGGTGGAATTATGA